A genomic segment from Osmerus mordax isolate fOsmMor3 chromosome 5, fOsmMor3.pri, whole genome shotgun sequence encodes:
- the LOC136942831 gene encoding ubiquitin-conjugating enzyme E2 D4-like has product MALKRIQKELHDLQRDPPAQCSAGPVGEDLFHWQATIMGPTDSPFQGGVFFLTIHFPTDYPFKPPKVAFTTKIYHPNINSNGSICLDILRSQWSPALTVSKVLLSICSLLCDPNPDDPLVPDIAHIYKLDKTKYNRLAREWTQKYAM; this is encoded by the exons ATGGCTTTAAAAAGAATACAGAAG GAGCTACATGATTTGCAAAGGGATCCGCCAGCCCAATGCTCAGCTGGGCCAGTTGGAGAGGACT TGTTTCACTGGCAAGCCACCATCATGGGACCG ACTGACAGCCCATTTCAGGGTGGAGTGTTCTTCCTCACCATTCACTTCCCTACAGACTATCCCTTCAAACCACCAAAG GTAGCCTTCACAACAAAAATATATCACCCTAACATCAACAGTAACGGGAGCATCTGTCTGGACATCTTGAGGTCACAGTGGTCCCCAGCCCTTACAGTATCAAAAG tTTTATTGTCCATATGCTCCTTGCTATGTGACCCAAACCCAGATGACCCCCTAGTCCCAGACATAGCACACATCTACAAGTTGGACAAAACTAA GTACAACAGACTAGCCAGAGAATGGACACAAAAGTATGCAATGTAA